In one Niallia taxi genomic region, the following are encoded:
- a CDS encoding DUF881 domain-containing protein, whose amino-acid sequence MKNKRKGSHVIFSFVFLVLGFIVAFAFQVAQADKDKNKLSDSQFDRDLSLRNELIDQEEKNNQLFKDLEQAQKELSDYEKELSTKADSYYNLAEDANNYRMYLGKMPVQGKGVQVTLEDGNYNPNDDNVNNYLVHEHHIFQVVNELYVSGATAISINGQRLSHDSYILCNGPVIEIDGNQYPAPFVVTAIGDSEVMDGALNIKGGVKDTLVNENIKFTLEKKDTIKMDALRTN is encoded by the coding sequence GTGAAGAATAAACGAAAGGGAAGTCATGTGATCTTTTCGTTTGTTTTCCTTGTACTAGGGTTCATTGTCGCATTTGCCTTTCAGGTGGCACAAGCAGACAAGGACAAAAATAAGTTGAGTGACAGCCAGTTCGACCGAGATCTTTCATTGCGAAACGAGCTAATTGATCAGGAAGAAAAAAATAATCAGCTTTTTAAAGATTTAGAGCAAGCGCAAAAAGAACTATCGGACTATGAGAAAGAATTATCCACTAAGGCTGATTCTTATTACAACTTGGCAGAAGATGCAAACAATTACCGCATGTACTTAGGGAAGATGCCGGTTCAAGGAAAAGGCGTTCAGGTGACATTGGAGGACGGAAACTATAATCCGAATGATGACAATGTGAACAATTATCTTGTCCATGAGCACCACATCTTTCAAGTGGTGAATGAACTATATGTTTCAGGTGCTACAGCAATCAGCATAAATGGCCAGCGACTGTCTCATGATTCTTATATTCTTTGCAATGGTCCTGTCATTGAAATTGATGGAAATCAATATCCTGCTCCGTTTGTTGTGACAGCAATTGGCGACAGCGAGGTAATGGATGGTGCATTGAATATTAAAGGTGGCGTGAAGGATACACTTGTAAATGAAAACATCAAGTTTACACTTGAAAAAAAGGATACTATTAAAATGGATGCGCTCAGAACAAATTAA
- a CDS encoding DUF881 domain-containing protein, whose amino-acid sequence MNKKLFTMTIITLVIGFMLAVQFQTVKKPKVRDTRDTWELKQALLKEKETELKLLSEIRTANQKVDEYKNDSSQTKEELLQETIDELKDEIGLTEKNGYGIIINVQSVSPDLLMGEEQGSISADLLKRLINELNQYGAKEISIAEHRYINTSVIRDINGEIKMDGYPVDGLPLTIKVIAADKNSAEQLYNRMKVSRSADDFFIEDLLLDVKKPQQKITIPAYEDNLRIRYIKPAGNEEGGGS is encoded by the coding sequence GTGAATAAAAAACTTTTCACTATGACAATAATTACACTAGTTATTGGTTTTATGCTTGCCGTTCAATTTCAGACAGTTAAGAAGCCGAAGGTTCGGGACACAAGGGATACTTGGGAACTGAAACAAGCGCTTCTTAAAGAAAAGGAAACGGAGCTTAAGCTGTTGAGTGAAATTCGTACAGCAAACCAAAAAGTGGACGAGTATAAAAACGACAGCTCACAGACAAAAGAAGAGCTTCTACAAGAAACAATCGACGAGCTTAAGGACGAAATAGGCCTGACAGAAAAAAACGGTTACGGTATTATCATAAATGTTCAGTCCGTCAGCCCGGATTTGCTTATGGGAGAAGAGCAGGGCTCCATCTCGGCAGATTTGCTTAAAAGGCTGATTAACGAGCTGAACCAATATGGGGCAAAGGAAATTTCCATTGCCGAGCATCGATATATAAATACATCTGTCATCAGGGACATCAATGGGGAGATTAAGATGGATGGCTATCCAGTTGACGGACTGCCATTGACAATAAAAGTGATAGCAGCAGACAAAAACAGTGCCGAGCAGCTTTATAATCGCATGAAGGTCTCTAGGTCTGCAGACGATTTCTTCATTGAAGACTTATTGCTTGATGTCAAAAAACCACAGCAAAAAATAACGATTCCTGCATATGAGGACAATTTAAGGATTCGGTATATAAAGCCTGCTGGAAATGAAGAAGGAGGCGGTTCTTAA
- the murD gene encoding UDP-N-acetylmuramoyl-L-alanine--D-glutamate ligase translates to MKHITEYHHKKILVLGLAKSGVSAASLLHKLGAFVTVNDSKPLDENPEAQGLLEQGITVICGSHPVELLDEGFQLIVKNPGIPYYNPMIERAVEKGIPIITEVELAYKISEAPFVAITGSNGKTTTTTLLFDMLEQASKKPLIAGNIGTVASDVAQTAEKDNQIVIELSSFQLMGIDQFKPKVAIITNIYDAHLDYHGTREEYANAKGNITRNQDATDYLIVNVEQEEVMNIARRSKANIIPFSTVKQLEFGAFVKQGAIYFHDEKVMDVKDIVLPGAHNLENILSAVAAAKLTGVDNESIHRVLSTFKGVKHRLQFIDEIKGRRFYNDSKATNILATENALAAFDMPTILLAGGLDRGNEFDELIPSLKNVKAMILFGQTADKLERIGIEAGIKTIQRVDNVDKAVPAAFQLSEEGDVILLSPACASWDQYKTFEVRGDIFIEAVHKLK, encoded by the coding sequence ATGAAACATATCACAGAATATCATCATAAAAAAATACTTGTTTTAGGTCTTGCGAAAAGTGGCGTCAGTGCCGCTTCTCTTTTGCATAAATTAGGAGCATTTGTAACAGTGAATGACAGCAAGCCACTTGACGAAAACCCAGAGGCACAAGGCTTGCTAGAACAAGGAATTACTGTTATTTGCGGCAGTCACCCTGTTGAGCTTTTGGATGAAGGCTTTCAATTAATCGTAAAAAACCCGGGAATCCCCTATTATAACCCAATGATAGAAAGAGCTGTCGAGAAGGGAATCCCGATTATTACAGAGGTAGAGCTTGCATATAAGATTTCCGAGGCTCCTTTCGTTGCTATTACCGGTTCAAATGGTAAAACAACAACAACTACCCTTTTGTTTGACATGCTTGAGCAAGCAAGCAAAAAGCCATTGATTGCTGGAAACATCGGCACAGTAGCTTCTGATGTTGCACAAACAGCTGAAAAGGACAATCAAATTGTTATTGAGCTTTCTTCCTTCCAGCTTATGGGTATTGATCAATTCAAACCAAAAGTGGCAATCATTACAAATATTTATGATGCCCACCTTGATTACCACGGCACAAGGGAAGAATACGCAAACGCCAAAGGGAATATCACAAGAAATCAAGATGCAACTGATTATTTAATCGTGAATGTAGAGCAGGAAGAGGTTATGAATATTGCGCGCAGAAGCAAGGCGAATATCATCCCGTTCTCGACAGTTAAGCAATTGGAATTTGGTGCATTTGTAAAACAAGGTGCAATATATTTCCATGATGAAAAAGTAATGGATGTGAAGGATATCGTCCTGCCGGGAGCGCATAACCTAGAAAACATTCTTTCCGCAGTTGCTGCTGCAAAGTTGACAGGTGTTGACAATGAGAGCATTCATCGTGTTTTAAGTACATTTAAAGGTGTGAAGCACAGACTGCAATTCATTGATGAAATTAAAGGCAGACGTTTTTATAATGATTCCAAAGCAACGAATATTCTTGCTACCGAAAATGCTCTAGCAGCGTTTGATATGCCGACAATTCTTCTGGCTGGAGGTTTAGACAGAGGAAATGAATTTGATGAACTGATTCCTTCCTTAAAAAATGTTAAGGCAATGATTTTATTTGGCCAAACAGCTGATAAGCTTGAAAGAATCGGAATTGAAGCAGGAATAAAAACTATCCAACGTGTCGATAATGTGGACAAAGCTGTACCGGCTGCTTTCCAGCTTTCAGAGGAGGGCGATGTTATTCTTCTGTCACCAGCATGTGCAAGCTGGGATCAATACAAAACTTTTGAAGTCAGAGGAGACATTTTTATAGAAGCGGTGCATAAGCTTAAATAA
- a CDS encoding cell division protein FtsQ/DivIB, whose protein sequence is MEKGKIVSIEDRIPKLKQQRRKKANKRLIFLLMLFFLLIGCIIYFQSPLSNVKQTVVTGNILYTEDEIEKISGINSSTNIWTIKKDKIEEKLNALPEIKTSSVSIKLPNIVNIKVEEYKRIAYMVSGSKYIPIIESGAKLEERSSESTPYDAPLIMDFDNDKALEKTVKELKKLPTGVYNAISEIHYTPKKTDSYHINIFMNDGFEVAASLSTFAEKMEHYPSIVSQLDPKKRGIIDLEVGSYFKEYGSEGEEQSEE, encoded by the coding sequence TTGGAAAAAGGGAAGATTGTTTCCATTGAAGATAGAATTCCTAAATTAAAACAGCAGCGAAGGAAGAAAGCAAACAAACGCCTCATATTTCTGCTCATGCTCTTTTTCCTCCTCATTGGATGCATTATTTACTTTCAGTCACCATTAAGCAATGTGAAACAAACGGTCGTGACAGGAAACATATTGTATACGGAAGATGAAATAGAGAAAATTAGCGGTATAAATTCTTCAACAAACATTTGGACAATAAAAAAGGACAAGATTGAAGAGAAGCTAAATGCCTTGCCTGAAATTAAAACGTCCTCTGTTTCGATAAAACTTCCCAACATCGTCAATATTAAAGTGGAAGAGTACAAACGGATCGCTTACATGGTAAGCGGCAGTAAATACATTCCAATCATTGAAAGCGGAGCAAAGCTAGAGGAAAGAAGCTCAGAATCAACACCATATGATGCACCGCTCATTATGGATTTTGACAATGATAAAGCATTGGAGAAAACGGTTAAGGAACTCAAAAAACTTCCGACTGGTGTATATAATGCCATCTCTGAGATTCATTATACTCCGAAAAAAACGGATTCTTACCACATTAATATCTTCATGAATGATGGGTTTGAGGTTGCAGCCTCCTTAAGTACGTTTGCAGAAAAAATGGAGCATTATCCGTCGATAGTCAGTCAATTAGATCCTAAGAAAAGAGGGATTATTGATTTGGAGGTAGGTTCCTATTTCAAGGAATACGGATCAGAAGGGGAGGAACAAAGTGAAGAATAA
- a CDS encoding small basic family protein codes for MWLPIFGLIVGISLGLLTDITVPDEYANYLSIAVLAALDTLFGGIRAHLQNIYDEKVFVSGFFFNILLAASLAFLGVHLGVDLYLAAIFAFGVRLFQNIAVIRRIILTKWENKREKTEKNHS; via the coding sequence ATGTGGCTTCCTATATTTGGCCTTATTGTCGGCATTTCACTTGGCCTGCTGACAGATATAACGGTACCTGATGAATATGCCAATTATTTATCAATAGCTGTGCTTGCAGCACTTGATACCTTGTTTGGTGGCATCAGGGCCCACCTGCAAAATATATACGATGAAAAGGTATTCGTATCAGGTTTTTTCTTTAATATTCTCCTTGCAGCAAGTTTAGCTTTTCTCGGTGTTCATCTTGGTGTAGACTTATATTTAGCTGCCATATTTGCCTTCGGTGTAAGGCTGTTTCAAAATATCGCAGTCATTAGGAGAATCATCTTGACAAAGTGGGAAAATAAAAGAGAAAAAACTGAAAAAAATCATTCATAA
- a CDS encoding stage V sporulation protein D: MRVSNVTVRKRLTIALIAGIAIFLIIDLRLGYVQFFLGDELTSKAKSLWSRQISFEPERGEIVDRNGVALATNISAPTVYVVPRQIKDPATAAEQLAAVLEADKQTIYKELIQKEMSVRLPEGRKISHEKAKKVRALDIDGVYIGEDSKRSYPYGNYLSHVLGFAGIDNQGLIGLELEYDDELKGSKGSVQYYSDAKGQRMNDMADDYEAPVNGNDLKLTIDTKVQTIIERELDIAEQTYDPDSIIAIAMNPKTGEILGMSSRPGFDPADFQNVSSEVYNRNLPIWSAYEPGSTFKIITLAAALEEGKVDLHKDTFHDPGYADVDGTKLKCWKRGGHGAQTFLEVVQNSCNPGFVSLGEKLGKDTLFKYIKNFGFGEKTGIDLQGESKGILFNLNRVGPVELATTAFGQGVAVTPIQQVAALSAAINGGTLYTPYVASELIDPSTGEVIMKKEPVAKRKVISEDTSKKIREALESVVAQGSGGKAFVEGYRVGGKTGTAQKASGGRYLENNFIVSFIGFAPADDPELVVYVAVDNPKGTVQFGGVVAAPIVGSIMGDSLRALGVKERKGQLEKEYKYPENPLIEVPDLVGLTKKEISEVFLNLKIEPSGSGDTVIKQSPEPGTKVKDGSTIRLYYNN, from the coding sequence ATGCGTGTTTCAAACGTGACCGTTCGTAAGCGGTTGACGATTGCTTTAATAGCGGGTATTGCTATTTTTCTGATTATTGACTTGAGGCTAGGTTATGTACAGTTCTTTCTTGGAGATGAATTGACGAGTAAAGCGAAAAGCCTATGGAGCAGACAAATTTCCTTCGAGCCGGAGAGAGGCGAAATTGTCGACAGGAACGGTGTAGCGTTAGCAACGAATATTAGTGCTCCAACAGTATACGTTGTACCACGGCAAATTAAGGACCCGGCAACAGCTGCAGAGCAGCTTGCAGCAGTGTTAGAAGCGGACAAGCAGACAATATATAAGGAATTGATTCAAAAGGAAATGAGCGTTAGATTGCCTGAAGGCAGGAAAATTTCTCATGAAAAGGCGAAAAAGGTAAGAGCACTTGATATTGACGGCGTATATATTGGTGAGGACTCGAAAAGATCGTATCCGTATGGAAACTATCTGTCACATGTATTAGGATTTGCTGGGATTGATAACCAAGGCTTAATTGGCTTGGAGCTAGAATATGATGATGAACTGAAGGGATCAAAAGGATCTGTTCAATATTATTCTGATGCTAAAGGACAAAGAATGAATGATATGGCAGACGATTATGAAGCGCCAGTAAATGGTAATGATCTGAAGCTGACCATTGACACGAAAGTGCAGACTATTATTGAGCGGGAGCTTGATATTGCCGAACAGACATATGATCCAGACAGTATTATCGCCATTGCCATGAATCCAAAAACAGGCGAGATACTAGGGATGTCAAGCAGGCCTGGCTTTGACCCGGCAGATTTTCAAAATGTTTCATCAGAGGTATATAACAGAAACCTGCCAATATGGAGCGCATATGAGCCAGGTTCAACGTTTAAGATTATCACATTAGCAGCTGCGCTGGAGGAAGGAAAGGTAGATTTGCATAAGGATACTTTCCATGATCCAGGTTATGCAGATGTAGATGGAACAAAGCTGAAATGCTGGAAACGGGGCGGCCATGGGGCACAGACATTTTTGGAAGTCGTCCAAAACTCCTGTAACCCAGGATTTGTATCACTGGGAGAAAAGCTTGGCAAAGACACATTGTTCAAATATATAAAGAATTTTGGTTTTGGAGAGAAAACAGGCATTGATCTTCAAGGAGAGTCAAAAGGAATACTCTTTAACCTAAATAGAGTCGGACCTGTCGAGCTTGCGACAACAGCATTTGGACAGGGTGTTGCTGTAACGCCAATTCAGCAGGTGGCAGCATTATCAGCAGCCATTAATGGCGGAACCTTATACACGCCATATGTGGCAAGCGAGCTGATTGATCCAAGCACAGGTGAGGTCATCATGAAAAAAGAGCCTGTGGCAAAAAGGAAGGTAATCTCTGAAGATACCTCCAAAAAAATCAGAGAAGCTTTAGAAAGCGTTGTTGCACAAGGGTCAGGAGGCAAAGCCTTTGTTGAAGGATACCGTGTCGGCGGTAAGACAGGGACAGCGCAAAAAGCCTCTGGCGGAAGATATTTAGAAAATAATTTCATTGTTTCATTCATAGGTTTCGCACCAGCTGATGATCCGGAGCTAGTCGTGTATGTGGCTGTCGATAATCCAAAGGGTACAGTGCAATTTGGTGGAGTTGTTGCAGCTCCAATTGTCGGCAGCATAATGGGTGACAGTCTTCGTGCGTTAGGAGTGAAGGAGCGAAAGGGACAACTGGAAAAAGAGTATAAATACCCAGAAAATCCGCTCATTGAAGTTCCTGACTTAGTCGGGCTTACAAAAAAAGAGATTAGTGAAGTTTTTCTTAATCTGAAAATTGAGCCGAGCGGCAGTGGTGATACTGTTATCAAGCAGTCTCCAGAACCAGGAACAAAAGTAAAGGACGGCTCTACTATCCGTTTGTACTATAATAATTGA
- the spoVE gene encoding stage V sporulation protein E, which translates to MPTKKTTPDIFLIIITFTLLAIGLIMVYSASAVWADYKFDDSFFFAKRQMLFAGVGIIAMFFIMNIDYWTWRTWAKIIVIVCFVLLVFVLIPGIGNVRNGSRSWIGVGAFSIQPSEFMKMAMIAFLAKFLSENQKNITSFKKGLLPALGIVFLAFGMIMLQPDLGTGTVMVGTSVVMIFIAGARIRHFVFLGLIGLAGFVGLVASAPYRIKRITSFLDPWSDPLGSGFQIIQSLYAIGPGGLFGLGLGESRQKFFYLPEPQTDFIFAILSEELGFIGGSLILLLFSLLLWRGIRIALGAQDLFGSLLAVGIIAMVAIQVMINIGVVTGLMPVTGITLPFLSYGGSSLTLMLVAIGVLLNVSRYSRY; encoded by the coding sequence GTGCCGACAAAAAAAACAACTCCCGATATATTCCTAATCATCATCACGTTTACACTACTAGCGATAGGACTTATCATGGTGTACAGTGCAAGTGCTGTATGGGCGGATTACAAATTTGATGATTCCTTCTTTTTTGCGAAAAGACAGATGCTTTTTGCTGGAGTCGGGATTATCGCCATGTTTTTTATCATGAATATTGATTATTGGACTTGGAGAACATGGGCTAAGATTATCGTTATTGTGTGTTTTGTCTTGTTGGTTTTCGTTTTGATTCCGGGAATTGGAAATGTCCGTAATGGATCGCGAAGCTGGATCGGAGTTGGTGCGTTTTCCATTCAGCCCTCAGAATTCATGAAGATGGCGATGATTGCCTTCTTGGCAAAATTTCTTTCAGAGAACCAGAAAAATATCACTTCCTTTAAAAAGGGATTACTACCTGCTTTAGGTATCGTATTTTTGGCATTTGGTATGATCATGCTTCAGCCAGATTTAGGAACTGGCACGGTTATGGTTGGGACAAGTGTTGTGATGATCTTTATCGCAGGGGCAAGAATTCGCCATTTCGTTTTTCTTGGCTTGATTGGTCTGGCAGGCTTTGTAGGTCTTGTTGCTTCGGCGCCTTACAGGATAAAACGGATCACTTCATTTCTTGATCCGTGGTCAGATCCTCTTGGCAGCGGATTTCAAATCATTCAGTCGTTATATGCAATTGGTCCAGGCGGATTATTTGGATTAGGATTGGGAGAAAGCAGGCAAAAGTTCTTTTACTTGCCAGAACCACAAACGGATTTCATTTTTGCGATTCTTTCCGAGGAGCTTGGTTTTATCGGAGGTTCCCTTATTCTCTTGCTGTTTTCCTTACTGCTTTGGAGAGGCATCAGGATTGCCCTTGGAGCACAAGATTTATTTGGGAGTTTGCTTGCTGTAGGAATTATTGCCATGGTAGCCATTCAGGTAATGATTAATATCGGAGTTGTGACAGGCTTAATGCCAGTTACCGGGATTACATTGCCGTTTTTAAGCTATGGTGGATCTTCCTTAACATTGATGCTTGTAGCAATCGGGGTACTATTGAATGTGAGCCGCTATTCACGATATTAA
- the murG gene encoding undecaprenyldiphospho-muramoylpentapeptide beta-N-acetylglucosaminyltransferase, with the protein MKIVVSGGGTGGHIYPALALIREIQKEVKDVEFLYIGTEAGLESKLVRREDIPFKAIHITGFKRKLSPENLKTVWRFISGVNKCKKILKEFKADVVIGTGGYVCGPVVYAAAKMGIATIIHEQNSVPGLTNKFLSKYVDKVATCFAEAEQFFPKEKVVLTGNPRASEVLNQDAIKGKLSAGLKLKDPAVLIFGGSRGARPINDAVISALPEFGKKSYQVLYVTGEVHYEAVKKEVEKVGNPENVIIKPFVHNMPEVLAGIDLTVARAGATTLAELTSLGIPSILIPSPYVTNNHQEKNAHSLTNNGAAKLLLERELNGENLVSEIDEIMLQPEKLQSMKNASLELGIPDAAMRLFKVMQDVVKK; encoded by the coding sequence ATGAAAATAGTGGTTAGCGGTGGTGGTACAGGAGGACATATCTATCCAGCACTTGCCTTAATCCGTGAGATACAAAAGGAAGTCAAGGATGTTGAATTCTTGTACATAGGAACTGAAGCAGGCTTAGAAAGTAAATTGGTGCGTCGTGAAGATATCCCATTTAAAGCGATACATATTACTGGATTTAAACGAAAGCTATCGCCTGAAAACCTTAAAACGGTTTGGAGATTCATTTCTGGTGTGAATAAATGTAAAAAAATCCTGAAGGAATTTAAAGCAGATGTTGTAATCGGCACTGGCGGTTATGTTTGTGGACCTGTTGTGTATGCTGCCGCAAAAATGGGCATAGCAACGATCATCCATGAACAAAACAGTGTACCTGGTTTAACTAATAAATTTTTAAGCAAATATGTGGATAAAGTAGCAACATGCTTTGCTGAAGCAGAGCAGTTTTTCCCAAAGGAGAAAGTAGTCCTAACAGGGAATCCTCGTGCGTCTGAAGTACTAAATCAAGATGCGATTAAAGGCAAACTGTCTGCAGGTCTAAAGCTAAAAGATCCGGCAGTATTGATTTTCGGAGGCAGCAGGGGAGCTAGACCTATTAATGATGCAGTTATTTCTGCACTTCCTGAATTCGGAAAGAAATCATATCAAGTACTTTACGTCACTGGTGAGGTGCATTATGAAGCAGTGAAGAAGGAAGTGGAGAAGGTTGGAAATCCTGAAAATGTTATCATAAAGCCATTTGTTCACAATATGCCTGAAGTTCTTGCAGGAATAGATTTAACTGTAGCAAGAGCAGGAGCAACAACATTGGCTGAGCTAACATCTCTGGGAATTCCAAGTATCTTGATTCCGAGTCCTTATGTGACCAACAATCATCAGGAGAAAAACGCCCATTCACTTACTAACAATGGTGCAGCTAAACTGCTATTAGAACGTGAATTAAATGGCGAAAATCTTGTGTCAGAGATAGACGAAATAATGCTGCAGCCAGAAAAACTGCAAAGCATGAAAAACGCCTCTCTTGAGCTTGGTATTCCAGATGCAGCAATGAGACTGTTTAAAGTGATGCAGGATGTAGTGAAAAAATAA
- the mraY gene encoding phospho-N-acetylmuramoyl-pentapeptide-transferase yields MMEKVIFFTIILGFLITVLLSPVFIPFLRRLKFGQSIREEGPKSHQKKSGTPTMGGLMILLSVVVTTLVMTYKFTEPTMKTYMLLFVMLGFGLLGFLDDFIKVVMKRNLGLTSRQKLLGQIVISVIFYFVLMQNDFSTSITIPLIDKSFDLGWFYVVFIVFWLVGFSNAINLTDGLDGLVSGTSAISFGAFAVLAWSQSQFEISIFSVAIVGAVLGFLVFNAHPAKVFMGDTGSLALGGAIAAIAILTKMEILLILIGGVFVIETLSVILQVISFKSTGRRIFRMSPLHHHYELVGWSEWRVVVTFWSVGLLFAALGIYIEVWL; encoded by the coding sequence ATGATGGAGAAAGTGATATTCTTTACGATTATATTAGGCTTTTTAATTACGGTTCTCCTATCTCCCGTCTTTATACCCTTCTTGAGAAGGCTGAAATTCGGACAAAGCATTAGGGAGGAAGGCCCGAAATCTCACCAGAAAAAATCAGGTACTCCTACAATGGGAGGCTTGATGATTCTATTATCTGTTGTTGTTACAACATTGGTAATGACATATAAATTCACAGAGCCGACAATGAAGACATATATGCTGCTCTTTGTTATGTTAGGCTTCGGATTATTAGGCTTCTTGGATGACTTTATTAAAGTCGTTATGAAAAGGAACCTAGGTTTGACGTCAAGACAAAAGCTTTTAGGTCAAATTGTCATTTCTGTCATCTTTTATTTTGTGTTAATGCAAAATGATTTTTCAACAAGCATCACTATTCCGCTGATTGATAAATCTTTTGATCTTGGCTGGTTTTATGTAGTATTTATCGTATTCTGGCTTGTAGGCTTCTCAAATGCGATTAACCTGACAGATGGTTTGGACGGATTAGTATCTGGAACTTCCGCAATCAGCTTCGGCGCATTTGCTGTTCTTGCATGGAGTCAGTCACAGTTTGAAATCAGTATTTTCTCTGTGGCAATTGTCGGTGCAGTCCTTGGCTTCCTAGTATTTAACGCCCATCCTGCGAAGGTATTTATGGGTGATACAGGCTCGCTGGCGCTTGGAGGAGCAATAGCCGCTATTGCGATATTGACTAAAATGGAAATATTACTGATTCTTATCGGTGGAGTTTTTGTCATTGAAACATTATCTGTAATTCTTCAAGTTATCTCCTTTAAATCAACAGGAAGAAGAATATTTAGAATGAGCCCGCTGCACCATCATTATGAGCTAGTAGGCTGGTCTGAATGGCGAGTCGTGGTAACATTTTGGAGCGTAGGTTTACTATTTGCAGCACTAGGAATTTATATTGAGGTGTGGTTATAA
- a CDS encoding UDP-N-acetylmuramoyl-L-alanyl-D-glutamate--2,6-diaminopimelate ligase, translated as MQLKKLLKSLGPYALYNGKDAEITSIENDNRKVVQGSLFICIKGFTVDGHDFAQKAFEAGAAAILAERELATELPIPVIIVKDTKKASSILADAFYDHPTQKLSLIGITGTNGKTTTSHLIETILQKANKKTGIIGTMYTKIDNEIQETKNTTPEAVTLQKIFHQMAEKKVETAVMEVSSHALSEGRVFGCDYDIAVFTNLTQDHLDFHGTMDEYRRAKGLLFTRLGNVYSQEAPKFAVLNKDDAASEEYERLTAAIVVTYGIDKEADIMAKDIHITSAGTEFQLITPAGRFPVALKMVGKFSVYNALASIAAAFVSGIPMETAITALESVKGVSGRFETVDAGQDFSVIVDYSHTPDSLENALVTIKEFAEGDIHVIVGCGGDRDKTKRPLMADIACKYAKHAIFTSDNPRSEDPLQILKDMEAGVVGKEYKVIADRKEAIDYAVKNANAKDVILIAGKGHETYQQVGAQTFDFDDRLVAKEAILGVKK; from the coding sequence ATGCAGTTAAAAAAACTATTAAAAAGCTTAGGGCCATATGCTTTATATAATGGAAAAGATGCAGAAATCACTTCTATTGAAAATGATAACAGAAAAGTGGTTCAGGGAAGTCTGTTTATCTGCATTAAAGGCTTCACAGTAGATGGTCATGATTTTGCTCAAAAGGCATTTGAAGCAGGTGCAGCAGCTATCCTTGCAGAAAGAGAATTAGCAACAGAGCTGCCTATACCTGTTATTATCGTGAAGGATACTAAAAAGGCGAGCAGCATCCTTGCTGACGCATTCTATGATCATCCTACACAAAAGCTTAGTTTAATTGGTATTACAGGTACAAATGGTAAAACGACTACAAGTCATTTGATTGAAACAATCCTGCAAAAGGCTAACAAGAAAACGGGCATCATTGGGACGATGTACACAAAAATTGACAATGAGATTCAAGAAACGAAAAATACGACGCCAGAAGCAGTCACACTACAAAAGATTTTTCACCAAATGGCAGAAAAAAAGGTTGAAACTGCTGTTATGGAGGTTTCTTCGCATGCATTATCCGAGGGAAGAGTGTTTGGCTGTGACTATGATATTGCTGTGTTTACTAATCTAACGCAGGATCATCTTGACTTCCACGGAACGATGGATGAGTATAGACGAGCAAAAGGCTTGCTGTTTACAAGACTAGGAAATGTATATTCACAAGAAGCTCCAAAATTTGCTGTCTTGAACAAAGATGATGCTGCAAGTGAGGAATATGAAAGACTGACAGCTGCGATTGTCGTCACATATGGGATTGATAAAGAAGCAGACATTATGGCGAAGGATATACATATCACCTCAGCCGGGACAGAGTTTCAATTAATAACACCTGCTGGAAGATTTCCTGTTGCATTGAAAATGGTCGGTAAGTTCAGTGTGTATAATGCATTGGCGAGCATTGCTGCAGCATTTGTGAGCGGGATACCAATGGAAACAGCTATTACAGCACTTGAATCTGTTAAAGGAGTATCTGGAAGATTTGAGACAGTAGATGCTGGCCAGGATTTTTCAGTTATCGTTGACTATTCTCATACACCTGACAGTCTTGAAAATGCGCTTGTCACAATCAAGGAGTTCGCAGAAGGAGATATTCATGTGATTGTCGGCTGCGGCGGGGACAGAGATAAAACGAAGCGTCCATTAATGGCTGATATTGCGTGTAAATATGCAAAACATGCGATATTTACGAGTGACAATCCTAGAAGTGAGGACCCACTGCAAATATTGAAGGACATGGAAGCAGGAGTTGTCGGCAAGGAATATAAGGTGATTGCCGACAGGAAAGAAGCGATTGATTATGCGGTGAAAAACGCAAATGCTAAAGATGTCATCTTAATCGCTGGAAAAGGACATGAAACATATCAGCAAGTAGGAGCACAAACTTTTGACTTTGATGACCGCCTTGTTGCAAAAGAGGCTATATTAGGAGTGAAAAAATGA